In Flavobacteriaceae bacterium, the following proteins share a genomic window:
- a CDS encoding phosphoribosylformylglycinamidine cyclo-ligase codes for MSQEVSKRYAQRGVSASKEDVHNAIKNIDKGLFPKAFCKIVPDYLTHSDDHCLIMHADGAGTKSALAYMYWKETGDVSVWKGIAQDALIMNIDDLLCVGATDDIMLSSTIGRNKNLITGDVLSAIINGTEELIEELKNFGVTIHSTGGETADVGDLVRTIIVDSTVTARMKRTDVIDNSNIKSGDVIVGLASFGQATYEKSYNGGMGSNGLTSARHDVFHNYLATKYPESFDAAVPEDLVYSGNTKLTDEVANSPIDAGQLVLSPTRTYAPIIKAILSKYKSNTVHGMIHCSGGAQTKILHFVDKLHIIKNNMFDIPPLFKLIQEQSKTDWKEMYQVFNCGHRMELYVSPEIAEDIINISKSFNVDAQIIGRVEASDSKKLTITSEFGTFEY; via the coding sequence ATGAGTCAAGAAGTGAGTAAACGATATGCACAACGCGGAGTATCTGCATCAAAAGAAGATGTGCATAATGCGATTAAAAATATAGATAAAGGGCTTTTTCCTAAAGCTTTTTGCAAGATTGTACCAGATTACCTTACTCATAGTGATGATCATTGTTTAATAATGCATGCCGATGGAGCTGGTACAAAAAGTGCTTTAGCATATATGTATTGGAAAGAAACAGGAGATGTGTCAGTATGGAAAGGGATTGCTCAGGATGCTTTAATAATGAATATTGATGACCTTTTGTGTGTTGGAGCTACAGACGATATAATGTTGTCATCAACCATAGGGAGGAATAAAAACTTAATTACTGGAGACGTACTTTCTGCTATTATAAATGGTACTGAAGAATTAATTGAAGAATTAAAAAACTTTGGAGTGACTATACATTCTACAGGAGGTGAAACAGCAGATGTTGGTGATTTGGTACGTACGATTATTGTAGATTCTACGGTTACGGCACGTATGAAGCGTACTGATGTTATTGACAACTCTAATATTAAATCAGGAGATGTCATTGTAGGTTTAGCTTCTTTTGGACAAGCAACCTATGAGAAGTCTTATAACGGAGGTATGGGTAGTAATGGTTTAACTTCTGCTAGACACGATGTATTTCACAACTATTTAGCGACTAAGTATCCCGAAAGTTTTGATGCAGCTGTACCAGAAGATTTAGTGTACTCTGGAAATACAAAACTTACTGATGAAGTTGCAAATTCACCAATAGATGCTGGGCAGTTAGTGTTATCGCCAACACGTACTTATGCGCCTATTATAAAAGCAATTCTTTCAAAATACAAAAGTAATACTGTACATGGTATGATCCATTGTAGTGGAGGAGCTCAAACTAAAATCCTTCATTTTGTAGACAAGCTTCATATTATAAAAAATAATATGTTTGATATACCTCCATTATTTAAATTAATACAAGAACAATCTAAAACAGATTGGAAAGAAATGTACCAAGTTTTTAATTGCGGACATCGTATGGAATTATATGTGTCACCTGAAATTGCTGAAGACATTATAAATATTTCAAAATCTTTTAATGTAGATGCTCAAATTATAGGGCGTGTTGAAGCTAGTGATTCAAAAAAACTAACGATAACAAGTGAATTTGGCACTTTTGAATATTAA